In Thermosulfurimonas sp. F29, the sequence CTTTCCTGGCGTTTAGCCATACGGTCCAGAGTTTCCCATACGCGCCGGAAGTTTTCCTTGGTCTCCTTCTCGAACCTTTCCTGGCGTTTAGCCATACGGTCCAGAGTTTCCCATACGCGCCGGAAGTTTTCCTTGGTCTCCTTCTCGAACTGTTTCTGCTGTTCGGCCATGCGGTCCAGTCGTTCGGAGAGTCTGTCGATGGTCTCCCAGACCTTCTTGAATTTCTGGTCCAGCTCCTTCTCGAACCGTTTACGCTGCTCGGCCGTCTCGTTCAGGATCTTCCAGATGCGGTTGAAGTTTTCCTGAGTTCTTTCGGCGAAGGCCTCAAATCGACGGTCGAATTCCTGAAAGTCCCGCCGGGTGACCCTTTCGCCTATTTCCCGATCCACCAGCTCCGCAAAACGCAGGAAGGCCTCCCTCCATTCCGGAGGCAGCGTCTCCAGTATCTCCAAAAGCTTCCGATCTATCATCAGTTCCTCCGTTTAACCGGAAACCCGAATCCCCTCTTGCTATTTTATAAACCGCTGTGTTAAATGTAAATGCCATGAGACCCAGGGCGCTGGTTCTTTCGGGCTACGGCATAAATTGCGAGCGGGAGACGGCCCATGTGTTGCGTCTCGCCGGAGCGGATCCCGAAATAGTCCACCTCTCCGAGCTCCTTTACGGGGAGAAACACCTTCGGGACTATCATCTTCTCTGCTTCCCGGGGGGATTCCTGGACGGGGATCATCTGGGGGCGGCCCAGGCCGCGGCCCATCGCCTGCGACACGCCCGCATAAGAACCTCCGGCGAACGCTTTATGGATCATCTCCTGGAATTCATTAAAGCCGGGAAACTCATCATCGGGATCTGCAACGGTTTCCAGCTCCTGGTGAAACTGGGCTTGCTCCCCGGGCTGGAGGGACGCTACGGGGAACGCCTGGTGAGCCTTACCTACAACGACTCCGGACGCTTCGAGGACCGGTGGGTGAGCCTCAGGGTCAACCGTGATTCTCCCTGCGTTTTTACCCGGGGTTTCAAACGCCTTTACTTTCCGGTGCGTCACGGTGAGGGGAAGTTTGTAGTGCGAGACCGGGATGTTCTGGAGAGGTTAATTTCCGGGGGACAGATCGTTCTTCAGTACACCCATCCTGAAACCGGTGAACCCACCCAGGAATATCCCTACAATCCCAACGGTTCGGTGATGGCCGTGGCCGGGATCTGTGATCCCACCGGGCGCGTTTTCGGCCTCATGCCTCATCCCGAGGCCTTCAATCATCCTACCAATCATCCCCGCTGGAGGCGGGAAACGATTCCGCCGGAGACCCCAGGTCTTCGTCTCTTTAAGAATGCGGTGGAGTACCTCCGCGAAACTCTCCTTTCATGAAGGAAGATTCCGCGGTAAAGTCCCTGGCCGAGCTTCTGCTTGATCTGCGCCGGTATCTCCTGCGGATGGTCCTGCTGCTGGTGTCGTTCAGCCTGGCCGCGCTGGCCGCGGCTCCCCGCGTGCTCCTCTGGCTGGAGACGCGTTTCGGCCAGAGACTGGCCTTCTTCGGAGTGGCCGAACCCTGGCTGGCCCTTCTCAAGACGGCATTTTTTCTGGCCGTGGTGGTTCTCTTTCCCTACTTTCTGTGGCTCCTATACCGCACGGCGGCTTCCGTGTTCCACCTGAAAAGAGTGCACGGGGTTTTCATGGTTCTGGGAGGAATGCTCCTCTTTTACGCCGGAATTGCCTTTTGTTTCTTCGTCACCCTCCCTTACGGAATGAAATTCCTCCTCTCCTTTCAGAAGGAGGACATCGTTCCTACCATCTCCGTGGGGCACTTCGTCAATTTCGTGGCCCTTTTTCTTCTGGCCTTCGGCCTCATCTTTGAACTCCCCCTTTTTATGATTCTCCTGGCTCAGGTGGGACTTCTCAATCCCCACCGGGCGGCCCGTTATCGACGGCACGCCATCCTTATCATCACCATCGTCGCCGCGGTGCTCACCCCCACCCCGGATGTTTTCAATCTCAGCCTCATGGCGGTGCCCCTTTACCTCCTCTTCGAGGTCGGGCTCCTGGGTGCCCGATTGGTAGCCCGCAAACGGGTCTAAAACTTCTGCGGGGATATACCCGAAAGGGCCTCGGCCAGGGGAGCGGCCTTTTCCGGAGGCATGGCCGCAAGGATCCGGGCCACCTGGTCGCTCTTCATGGCCGAAAGGATCCTGACCGCCATGTCCGGATCCATGTTCATCAACAATCGCGCCGCCTTGGAGGGACGCATCTCCGAGTAGGCCTTGACCAGCAGGTTGAACCTTTCGGTTTCGATTCGCCGAATCTCTCTGAGCTTCTCATCCAGCGAATCCTCAAGCTCAAGAAGAGCCGCAAGTCTCCTCTCCACCTGTTTTTCGAGAAGTTTAAGTCTTTTTTCCCTCAGGTCGATTTCTCTCGCTCTTTTCTCAAGCTTGCGGCGCTCCGCCCGGAGGGCCTCAAAGATTTCCGGGGGGCACTGTCCTAGGGGGGAAGAAGGGACCTTCGTGGAGCGCACTTCGGCCTGAAGATTTCTTTCAAAGGCGGTAATGGCCAGAATAAGCTTGAGGAGAGCCAGAAAAGCCAGCACGAAAAACAGACGAGCCGGCTTCATCTCCGCCCCCTGCGCATCAGGGTTAGATCGTCCAGTTCCCGGTAAAAGGCCTTTTCCTCCTCCCGTCGGAAGCGTTGCCATAGCTTTTCGTGATATTTTTCAGCCACTTTTTTTTCTAGATGAGCCTTTTCCAGTTCTTTTTTAAGATTTTCTACCTCCTTCATACGGGCCCGGAGTTTTCTCTCCAGGCGATCGGTTTCTCTAAAGGTGGCCTCCAGCCCTTCTCCGTAAAGCCGGAGATCCTTTCCGGAAAGCACTGCTCCGGAAAGACGGTTGTACACGGCCCTGCGATTCTCCCGAACCTCCTTCAGATCCCGACGGGCCGCATCCAGAGCCGAAAGGGCTCCCGAGAGTCTATCCCGAGCCCGTTCCTCCCGGAGTTCCCTTAGGTAAAGCAGGGTATTCAGGATTCGCGGAGGCCTTCTCACGAAATCGCCTCCTTAAGGGCCCGAATGCTCTCCTCGAAACCGGCCCGTTCCTCCACTTCCTGACGCAGAAAGGCCTTGACGGCCTCGATTTTTTCAAGAGCACGATCGATCTCCGGGTTGCTTCCCCGCACATAGGCTCCGATGTTGATGAGATCCTCGGCCCGCCGGTATACGGCAAGGAGTTTTACCAGTTCTTGGGCGGCTTTATAGTGTTCCCTTTCGGCGAGATCCCGCATCAGTCGACTGACGCTGGCTAGAACATCAATGGCCGGATAGTGCCCCTCCTGTGCCAGTTCCCGGGAGAGCACGATGTGCCCGTCCGCGATGGCCCGTACGGCATCCGCCACCGGTTCGGTAAAGTCATCCCCCTCCACCAGCACGGTGTAAATACCGGTGATGCTTCCTCCCTCGGTGCGTGGTCCCATGCGTTCCAGGAGACGCGGAAGCTGCGCAAACACCGAGGGAGTGTATCCCCGGGCGGTGGGGGGCTCGCCTACGGAAAGCCCCACCTCCCGCCCGGCCATGCAAAATCTGGTAAGGGAGTCCATCATGAAGAGCACATCGAGCCCCTGATCCCTAAAGTACTCCGCGATGGCCGTGGCGTAATAGGCGCCGCGCATCCTTAACGGAGGAGGCTCGTCCGCGGTGGCCACCACGACCACCGATCTCCGCAATCCCTCCTCACCCAGATCCCTTTCGATAAATTCCCGCACCTCCCGGCCCCGCTCCCCTATGAGCGCGATTACATTTACATCAGCCCGGGTATGCCGGGCCATCATGCCGAGAAGCGTACTTTTTCCCACCCCTGAGCCGGCCATTATGGCGATACGCTGTCCCTTGCCCACGGTAAGAAGGGCGTTTATGGCTCTTATCCCCACATCGAGAGGCTCTGTTATGCGGGCCCTCTCAAAGGGTTTGAGTGGCTCGTTGTAAAGGGGATAGGTCTCCGGAAGGTAGGGCAGGGGTTTCCCGTCTAGGGCCTCTCCCAGCGCATTTATGACCCTTCCCAAAAGTTCCCTTCCCACCCGGGCCTCGGCCCTCTCGCAGGCATAAACCCGATTCCCCGGTTCTATCCCTATGGGGCTTCCCAGGGGAAGAAGAAGGAGCCTTTCGTCCCGGAATCCGGAAACCTCGGCCAGGATTTCTCCGGAGGAGGTTTCTATTCGACAGAGGTCCCCCACCCGGAGAGGAGGCCCCTCCGCTTCCACCACCAGTCCCACCACCTGTTTTACATGTCCGCACACCTTAATGGGTTTAACCCCCTCCAGAACCAGTCGATATCTTTCGAGAGAACTAACCCTCACCGTCGGAAACCTCTTTCAGGGTTTTCAGGAGCTCCTCCCAGCGTCTCTCCAGGGTGGCATCCACCAGACCGAAGTTGGTTTCTATCAGGCACCCTCCGGGGGTGATGGAGGGGTCGGCCACAATCTCCAGGGCCGGAAGACTCTTCTGGGAAAGGGCCGAAAGGTCGAACCGCTTGAGAAACTCGGCCTCCCTTGGATGGACCCGTATCTTTATCCGGGCCCCCTCTACCACCTCTTTAAGAGCTTCGCGTATTACCCTGAGGATGAGGGTTTCGTCCTTCAGGGCCTCCTTAAAGAGGAACTTTCTGGCCATAACCTTCAGAAGAGAAAGGACCTCACGATCCAGAGAAAAAATTCCCCCGGATATTTCCCTCTTTAAGGATTCTAATAGTTCATCTAATTCTTTAATTTTATTACCTAACTCGGTCTCAAGTTGGGCTTTCTTTTGAGATAACTCCTTATCGGCACGGTGGCGTCCCTCCCTATACCCTTTTTCAAATCCCTCGGTACGGCCCTCCTCAAAACCCTCCCGGTATCCTTCTCTGTAAGCCTTTTCCCGGGCCAGAGCTACCTCCCGTGAGAACTCCTTTTCTGAAGAGGGCTCAAGGGTATTCCCCTCCTGGATCGGGGCGGCCTCCATCAGCCGGAGGCGGCGCATCCTGATCATGGAGGACTTGAGAATCTTAGACAAATTCCTCCTCCCCGCGTCCCAGGATTATCTTGCCCTCCTGTTCCAGGCGCTTGGCCACCTTGATGATGTTCTGCTGCGCCTTTTCCACCTCGGAAACCCGCACCGGCCCCATGACCTCCAGGTCCTCCCGGAGGAGGGTGGCGGCGCGTTCGCTCATGTTGCGCAGGAACTTCTCCCGCACCTCCTCCGAGGCCCCCTTGAGGGCCAGACGCAGATCGTCGGTGGAAATCTCCCTGAGGATGGTCTGGATGGCCAGATCGTCCACCTGGAGGAAGTCCTCGAAAGTGAAGAGATACTTGCGAATTTCCTCGGCAAGATTGGGATTTTCCTCCTCGATGTCCGAGAGAATTTCGTCCTCGAGCTCGCGTCCGGCATGGGTGAGGATCTCCGCGGCCTTTTCCGTGCCTCCCAGCTTGCGCCCCAGCACCCCACCCACGGCCTGAAGCTCCTCCTCAAGGGCGTTGCTGATCTCCTGCACGATATCCGGATCAACTTTATCCAGAAGCGCAATGCGCAGAAGGACCTCTCCCCGGATCTTCTCCGGCAAAAATTGCAGAATCTGCCCGGATTGGTCGGGATCCAGAT encodes:
- the purQ gene encoding phosphoribosylformylglycinamidine synthase I, yielding MRPRALVLSGYGINCERETAHVLRLAGADPEIVHLSELLYGEKHLRDYHLLCFPGGFLDGDHLGAAQAAAHRLRHARIRTSGERFMDHLLEFIKAGKLIIGICNGFQLLVKLGLLPGLEGRYGERLVSLTYNDSGRFEDRWVSLRVNRDSPCVFTRGFKRLYFPVRHGEGKFVVRDRDVLERLISGGQIVLQYTHPETGEPTQEYPYNPNGSVMAVAGICDPTGRVFGLMPHPEAFNHPTNHPRWRRETIPPETPGLRLFKNAVEYLRETLLS
- a CDS encoding twin-arginine translocase subunit TatC; the protein is MKEDSAVKSLAELLLDLRRYLLRMVLLLVSFSLAALAAAPRVLLWLETRFGQRLAFFGVAEPWLALLKTAFFLAVVVLFPYFLWLLYRTAASVFHLKRVHGVFMVLGGMLLFYAGIAFCFFVTLPYGMKFLLSFQKEDIVPTISVGHFVNFVALFLLAFGLIFELPLFMILLAQVGLLNPHRAARYRRHAILIITIVAAVLTPTPDVFNLSLMAVPLYLLFEVGLLGARLVARKRV
- a CDS encoding MotE family protein, with the protein product MKPARLFFVLAFLALLKLILAITAFERNLQAEVRSTKVPSSPLGQCPPEIFEALRAERRKLEKRAREIDLREKRLKLLEKQVERRLAALLELEDSLDEKLREIRRIETERFNLLVKAYSEMRPSKAARLLMNMDPDMAVRILSAMKSDQVARILAAMPPEKAAPLAEALSGISPQKF
- a CDS encoding flagellar export protein FliJ; the protein is MRRPPRILNTLLYLRELREERARDRLSGALSALDAARRDLKEVRENRRAVYNRLSGAVLSGKDLRLYGEGLEATFRETDRLERKLRARMKEVENLKKELEKAHLEKKVAEKYHEKLWQRFRREEEKAFYRELDDLTLMRRGRR
- a CDS encoding FliI/YscN family ATPase, encoding MRVSSLERYRLVLEGVKPIKVCGHVKQVVGLVVEAEGPPLRVGDLCRIETSSGEILAEVSGFRDERLLLLPLGSPIGIEPGNRVYACERAEARVGRELLGRVINALGEALDGKPLPYLPETYPLYNEPLKPFERARITEPLDVGIRAINALLTVGKGQRIAIMAGSGVGKSTLLGMMARHTRADVNVIALIGERGREVREFIERDLGEEGLRRSVVVVATADEPPPLRMRGAYYATAIAEYFRDQGLDVLFMMDSLTRFCMAGREVGLSVGEPPTARGYTPSVFAQLPRLLERMGPRTEGGSITGIYTVLVEGDDFTEPVADAVRAIADGHIVLSRELAQEGHYPAIDVLASVSRLMRDLAEREHYKAAQELVKLLAVYRRAEDLINIGAYVRGSNPEIDRALEKIEAVKAFLRQEVEERAGFEESIRALKEAIS
- a CDS encoding FliH/SctL family protein, with the protein product MSKILKSSMIRMRRLRLMEAAPIQEGNTLEPSSEKEFSREVALAREKAYREGYREGFEEGRTEGFEKGYREGRHRADKELSQKKAQLETELGNKIKELDELLESLKREISGGIFSLDREVLSLLKVMARKFLFKEALKDETLILRVIREALKEVVEGARIKIRVHPREAEFLKRFDLSALSQKSLPALEIVADPSITPGGCLIETNFGLVDATLERRWEELLKTLKEVSDGEG
- the fliG gene encoding flagellar motor switch protein FliG; this translates as MAKIDPEKLTGPQKAAIFLMVMGEEFTSEVYKYLDEEDIKRIGVEMAKLEYVPAEAVKKVLEEANLEAKELMADLSVSPEEFLKESLIKAYGEKGKQIWEEIKKEIGPETFKKLKKLDPKTVANFLRNEHPQTIAIVLVHLDPDQSGQILQFLPEKIRGEVLLRIALLDKVDPDIVQEISNALEEELQAVGGVLGRKLGGTEKAAEILTHAGRELEDEILSDIEEENPNLAEEIRKYLFTFEDFLQVDDLAIQTILREISTDDLRLALKGASEEVREKFLRNMSERAATLLREDLEVMGPVRVSEVEKAQQNIIKVAKRLEQEGKIILGRGEEEFV